In Solimonas sp. K1W22B-7, the DNA window AAGGCTTCCTGTCGATGCTGTGCCGGCGCTGGGAGGAAGCGGCCTGGGCCGCGACGCGCGAGGGCGTGCGCGTCTGCCGCCTGCGCATCGGCCTGGTGCTGGGCCGCGGCGGCGGCGTGCTGCAGCCGCTGGCACTGGCCACGCGCCTGGCCGGCGGCACGGTGCTGGGCGATGGCCGCCACTGGATGTCGTGGATCCACCTGCAGGACTTGCTGCGCATCATCGACCTCGCCCTGGAGGACGAAGACCTGCACGGCGGCATCAACGCGGTGGCGCCGCAGCCCTTGCCGCAGGCCGCATTTGCCGCGGCGCTCGCAGGCAGCCTGCGGCGGCCCCTGCCCTGGCGCGTCCCGGCCTGGCTGCTGCGCCTGATGGCCGGGGAGATGGCGGACCTGTTCCTGGTGAGCCAGCGCGTCGAGCCGCGGCGCCTGCTCGCCGCCGGCTTCCGCCACGAGCTGGGCGGCATCGATGCGGCACTGGACCAGATCCTGCACCAAGCCCTGCCGGCGCCGGTCGCCGCGCGGGTCTGGGTCAACCAGCGCTGCCCGGTGTGCCGCACGACCATGGGCCTGCAGCAAGCCACGGCGCAGCGCGGCGGCGTGGACCTGGCCTTCTGCCCGGTGGAGGCCGACCGCGAGCTGGCCGCCTGGGGCCTGCAGCGCGAGCAGCTGCGGCGGCGCCTGTACGTGCAGACCCGCGACGGCCGCCTGCTCAGCGGCATCGACGCCTTCGCCGCGATCTGGGCCGCGCTGCCGCGGCGCCGCTGGATCGCGACGCTGATGCGCCTGCCGCTGCTGTATCCGATCAGCTGCATGGTCTACGACCTGGCGGTGGCGCCGCTGCTGTCGGGCTGGGACGAGCGCCGCGCGCGGCGGCGGGAGCTGGCGCAGCTGCGGTGACACCAAACGAAAACGCCCCGGTTTCCCGGGGCGCTTTTCTAGGGCCTGTTGACACTACGGCAGCAGACTCTCAGAACGCGTAAGAAAAGCTCAGCGAAGCGTTGTCGCGGTCACGATAGTTGTTGCGATCGCCGGCACCGGTGTACCAGGTGTAGCCCATGCGCACGCCGAAGTCCTCGCTGACCTGGATGTCGTTGACCAGCGCGAACTCCTTGCGGTCCTCGACGAAGTTCTGCAGCGGCTGCGGCGCGGTGCCCTTGATGTCCCAGGCGATGATCAGCGTCGGGCGGAACGACAGGCCGAAGATCACGTCGTTGTACTCGCCGCGGATCAGCGAGCGCCAGCCCCAGGCGAAGTCGTCGGCGAAGCCCTTGGTCTGCTGCGTCGGGTTGAAGCGCAGCGTCGCCGGCGGCACGCCGCCCGGCTGGCCGGTGCCGTCGGCGCCGCCGCTGGCATGGGTCGAGTTGAGATAGAAGGTCTCGAACTGCAGCTGGTTGCGCTTGGGCATGTCGACGATGTGGGTGAAGCCGACCTCGTTGATGAAGATGATCTGGTCGGCACCCAGGATGTCGGACACGGCGCGGATCGCGGTCAGGCCGAACTGGCCGGCACCGAAGCGCTCCCAGCCGCGCAGATACTGGCCGGCCTCCACGCGATCGATGCCGCGGTAGCGCGTGACGTAGGCCGGGAAGGCGTCGGTGGCCGCCGGGAAGGTCACGTCGGACAGGGCGACCAGCTGGCCCAGCAGCCCCAGCACCTGGCCGGGATTGGCGAGGATGTCCGGCAGGTTGCCGATACCGGCGCCCAGGGCACCGGCCAGGTCGGCCAGGTTCAGCGACTGCAGGTCCACCAGCTGCGCGAAGCTGATCTGGTTGGCCGGCAGCGCCGGCTGCGCGGCGGCGAAGAACAGGTCCTGCACCGAGATCAGCACCGGCAGGTTCGGGCGGTAGGCGTACTCGCCGGCGATCGACCAGCTGCCGACGTTGGTGTTGAAGCTGAAGCCGTACATCTGGATGTCTTCGGGGTATTCCACCACCACCTTGACGGTGTCGGCCGGCAGCGGCTCCAGGCCCTCGCCGTAGATCGGGTTGGGCAGGTCGCCGTTGAAGCCGCGGCAATCGAGGTAGGCGCCGACGATGCTGGTGGAATCGCGTGCGCAGGAGTCGTCTGCGGCGAACATCGAGGCGTAAGGCAGGCGGCTGTGATAGTTCAGGAAGTAGAACGACAGGTCGGTGCCCTCGTTGAGCCAGCTGGCGAAGTGGCTGATCTTGGCGCCGTACTGGCCGTCGTCGCGGGCGTCGATCTCGCGCACCGGCACGGTCAGCGTGGTGCGGCTGAGCTGGCGCAGGTCGGCGTTGCTGAACTCGAACTCGTTGTTCGGGTCCTCCGGGAACTGGCCCAGGGAGACGTTGGCGGTGAGGCCCTTGCCGCCGATGAAGTCGGTGAAGGAGAAGAAGCTGCCGGCCGGGTCCACTTCCGCCGGCTTCCACTGCAGCTGGTAGAACAGCTCCAGGGAGATGTCCTCGGTCAGGCTGGTGGCGATCGTGACGGCCGGCACCGGCTTGAACACCTCGTTGATCTCCGAGCCCGGCGCATGCAGGCTGCGGTAGCTCGGCGGGTTGATCTCGCTGATGCTGTTCAGCGCCAGCAGGGTGGACTCGCCCCAGCGCACGATCTGGCTGCCGACGGTGATCGCGCCCTCGCGGCTCTCGCCCCAGCTGAAGTTGTACTGCACGAAGGCCTCGTACAGCTCGGTGCCCAAGGCGTAGCGGTCGATGGCGTCGCCGGGGCGCGGTGTCTTGTGCGGCTGGTACAGCGTATTGCTGTGCGTCTGGTCGAAGTCGGCATTGACCGGGTCGTAGAAGCCCAGGGCATGCACGCGCCCCAGCCAGTCGCCCTTGCGCAGCGTCAGGTCGGTGTTGATCTTGAACAGGGCGGAAACGACGTCGCCCTTGTCGTAGGCCATGTTGCCGTCATCGCCGTTGGCGCCGAAATAGGCACCGCGGGCATCGACCAGCCGCTGGTTGGGCGCCGTGTCGCCGGTCAGCGACAGGCAGTCGTCGCTGGCGCAGAGGTTCTGCTGCCCCGGGATGTTGGTCTTGCCGATCAGCTCCTCGGCCTGGTGCTGCATGCGCACCTGGGTGCCGGCCGAGAGCAGGGTCTTCCATTGCATGTCGAAGCCGTAGAACTCGCCTTCGAGGGCGGACGCGGGCAGCGAGATCAGGGCCAGCAGGGCGGCCCAGGGCAGTTTTTTCACGTTTCCTCCGACGCAACGCAGCCCTTTTTTAGGAACAGCCGGGCCATTCCGGGGAACCTAACATCGGACAATGGCAGCGGCATTGGCACTTTCGGGCACACACCCTGTCATTCCGGCAAGCCAGTGTCCACAAAGAGCCTGCGCTCAGCTCCAGAGCACCTCGTTCCGGGCGCTGGCCCAGGTCTCGGCCTGGCCCAGGTAGCGCTGCTCGATGACGTTGCGGCGGATCTTCATGGTCGGCGTGAGGAAGCCGTTGTCCATGGTCCAGGGCTCGGCCACCACCACCAGGTAGTCCAGCTGCTCGTGGTCCTCCAGGCGCCCGTTGAGGTCGCCCAGCAGGCTGCGGAACTCGGTTGTCAGGGTCTCGCGCCCGCCGGCATCGGCCTGGGCCCGCGCCTCGGGCGACAGCAGCAGCAGGGCGAAGGGCTGGGGCTGGCCGGAGCCGGTGACGCAGACCGCCTCGATCGCCGGGTGGTTGGCCAGCTGGTTCTCGATCGGCACGGGCGCCACGTACTTGCCCTTGGCGGTCTTGAACAGCTCCTTCACGCGGCCGGTGATCTTCAGGTAGCCCGCGGCGTCGATCTGGCCCATGTCGCCGGTGCGGAACCAGCCGTCGGCGCTCAGGTCGGCGGCGGTTTTCTCCGGATCCTTGTAGTAGCCCATCATGTTGCCGGGGCTGCGCACCAGGATCTCGCCGTTGTCGTCGATGCGGCAGTCCACTCCGGGCGCGACGGTTCCCACCGTGCCGACACGGACCTGGCCCGGGCGGTTGCCGTGCGAGTAGGCGAAGTTCTCGCTCATCGCATAGCCCTCCAGCAGCTCCAGACCCAGCTCGCGGTACCAGCCGATCAGCTGCGGCGACAGCGGTGCCGAGCCGGTGACGGCAACGCGCACGTCCTGCAGGCCCAGCTGCCGCAGGATCTTGCGCTTGACGATGCGCGAAACCAGGGGAATCCGGAACAGGCGGCGCTGCTTCTGCGGCGGCAGCTTGTCGCAGATGCCCTGGTAGAACTTGGTCCACAGCCGCGGCACCGAGAAGAACAGCGTCGGCCGGGCGCGGCGCAGGTCCTCCAGGAAGGTCGGCAGCGACCAGGCGAAGTAGACCCGGAAACCGTTGTACAGCGACAGCGTCTCCACGAACACGCGCTCGGCGGCATGCGCCAGCGGCAGGTAGGACAGCATGCGGTCGGAGGTCGTCAGCGGATACAGCTGGTCGACGCCGGCGGCGGTGGCGCGCATCGCCGCGAAGCTGATCATCACGCCCTTGGGCCGGCCGGTGCTGCCGGAGGTGTAGATGATCGTCGCCAGCTCCGGCGGGTCGCGATGCACCACCTCGGCCAGCGGCGGGCTGCGGGCCACGATCTCGTCCCAGGAGGGGCCCAGTCCGGCGGGCGCCAGCGGCAGGGCGACGCGCGGCAGGTCCGCCGGAATGCCCGGCTCCACGATCGGCCACAGCTCTTCCATCTTGCCGACGAACAGCAGCTTCGCCTCGCTGTGCTCCAGCACGTAGGCGGCGGTTTCGGCGTTCAGCGTCGGGTACAGCGGCACCGAGACATGGCCCGCTGCCCAGATCGCCAGGTCGGCCATGATCCAGTGCGCGCTGTTCTTGCCCAGCAGGCCGATGTTGCTGCGCGGCGGCAGGTCCAGAGAGCGCAGGTGGGTGGCCATGCGCCGCACCTGGTCCGCCGCCTGGCCCCAGGTGAAGTCCACCGTCCGGCCCTGCCCCAGCGGCTGGGTCAGCCAGATGGCCTGCGGCTGCACCAGCTCCCAGTGCAGCAGGCAGTGCAGCAAGGTCGCTTTCTCGTCGGCTTGCGCCATAGGATTCCCCGGACAGGTTTCAGGGTGCCGCGCGGGCACCTCTCATGGTCGCGCAGTGTCGGCCATGGCCGCCAGCGGCGCGAGGGCGCACCGTGCCAGATTGCTTAGCCGTATGGGCCAGACCTTTGTTCCCCTCTCCCGCTTGCGGGAGAGGGTGGCCGCAGGCCGGGAGAGGGTTTCTGTAAATGGTGGGCATGCCGATCCAGTTGGATCTACAGCCCCTCTCCCGGCCCTCCGGGCCACCCTCTCCCGCAAGCGGGAGAGGGAACAGAATTCACAGCGCGTCCCGATAAGCCCCCGGCGTACTCTCCGTCCACCTCCGGAACGCCCGGTTGAAGGCGCTCTGCTGCGAAAAACCCAGCAGGAAGGCGATGTCCACCAGCGACAGTTGCGGATCGCGCACGTAGCCCAGCGCCAGGTCGCGGCGCATGTCGTCGAAGGCCGCCTTGAAGTGGCTGCCGCGCTGCTGCAGGCGGCGCTGCAGGGTGCGCCCGGAGATGTTCAGCGCCGCCGCCACCTGGTCCATCTCCGGCACCGCCTGCGGCAGCAGGCGCGCGATGGCGGCGCGCAGCTGCGCCATGAAGGGATCGGCCTCCAGGCCCAGTTCCTTCGCCTGGCGCTGCGCCTTGGCCTCCATCATCTGGCGCAGCTCGGGATCGGCCTGCGGCAGCGGACGGTCGAGCAGGCCGTTGTGGATCGACAGGCTGAAACAGGGTGCGTCGAACCGCAGCGGGCACTGGAAGATGCGGCGGTACTCGTCCAGCTGCGCCGGCTCGGGATAGGGAAAGCTGACGTCCAGCGGGCGGAACTGGCTGCCGAAGACCCAGCGCGCAAAGCTCAGCATCGAAGCCGCGTGGCATTCCCCGGCGGCCCTGGTCAGCAGGCCCGGCAGCGGCGGCAGCGTCTCGCGCAGGCGCAGCAGGCCGTCGGCCTCCTCGTAATCCAGCTCCACGCCCTGCATCACCAGCTGGTGCCAGCGCTGGTGCGTCTCGATGATCTGCCGGCTGGTGCCGCAGCTCATCATGATGTAGCCGACCACGCCATAGTGCGCCGGCCGCACCCGCTCGCCGGCATGCAGGCCCACGTGCGGATCGCCGGTCTGCTCGATGGCGCACTCCAGCGCCGCGTTGAAACGCAGCCGCGACACCCGCCGGTCCGGGTCGGCCAGAGCAGCCCCGGGCACATCCAGCGCCGCCAGCACCGGTTCCAGGGCCTGGCCCCGCGATTGCAGCCAGTCGGTCAGCACCCGGCAGTAGGCCATGGTCAGCGTGGGGGTTTCGGGCGGAAGGATCACGGCGTTTGGCGGTCTGCGGTCAACAGGTTGGCATCCAGGGGTCAATTCTAGGGAAAGCCGGCCGGGAACAATTCGTTCGTCCTTTTTCCAATCCGAGACCCGAAATGCAGCGCAAACCCCAGGAACCCGAGATGGAGCTGTTCCGCGATTCGGCACGGAAATTCTTCCAGACCGAGATCCGCCCGCATTCCGAGCGCTGGCGCGAGGCCGGCATCGTCGACCGCGAGGCCTTCAGGAAGGCCGGCGAAGCCGGCTATCTCTGCATGTGGGCCGACGAGCAGTACGGCGGCCTGGGCCTGAAGGACTTCCGCTACGAGCAGATCCTGATCGAGGAGAACGTGCTGCACGGCGACCCCGGCTTCTTCATGACGGTGCACAGCCGCCTGATCGCGCCCTATCTCGGCACTTTCGGCACCGACGAACAGAAGCAGAAGTATTTCCCCGGCATCATCAGCGGCGAGCTGATCCTGGCGGTGGCGATGACCGAGCCCGACGCCGGCTCCGACATCTCGGCCACCAAGACCCGCGCCGAGGACAAGGGCGACCACTGGCTGCTCAACGGCTCCAAGACCTACATCTCCAACGGCATCCTTGCCGACGTCGTCATCGTCGCCGCCAAGACCCATCCGGAGAACCCGCACGCGATGACGCTGTTCATCGTCGAGCGCGGCATGGAGGGCTTCGAGCGCGGCCGCAACCTGAAGAAGATGGGCCTGAAGTCGCAGGACACCGCCGAGCTGTTCTTCCGCGACGTGAAAGTGCCCAAGGCCAATGTGCTGGGCCAAGTCAACAAGGGCTTCTACCACCTGATGCACGCCCTGGCCGAGGAGCGCCTGCTCTCCGCCACCGGCAACGTCGTTGCCGCGCGCGCCGCGGTGGACGTGACCCGCGACTTCGTGCGCCAGCGCAAGGTCTTCGGCAAGCCGCTGTCGAAAATGCAGAACACGCGCTTCAAGCTGGCCGCGCTGGACACCGAGATCGAGGTGGCGCAGAACTTCATCGACCGCTGCATCGAGGTGCACAACGAGGGCAAGCTCAGCCCCGAGGACGCGGCCCGCGCCAAGCTCTTCGCCAGCGAGGTCTACGGCCGCGCGGTGGACGAGGGCGTGCAACTGCACGGCGGCGCCGGCTACATGGACGAGTACCCGATCTGCCGCATGTACCAGGACGAGCGCATCAACCGGATCTTCGCCGGCACCTCGGAGATCATGAAGGAAATCATCGCCCGCTCGATCCTTGACTGACACCGAAAACATATTCGCCGCGGATTGCGCGGATACACGCGGATTCTGTGCAAGTTTTTTGATCCGCGTTCATCCGCGTCATCCGCGGCAAGAAAGGAGCTTTACATGCGCATGCCCGAATCCTGGAAAGGCCGCGTCCGCGTTCCCGCGATCGCCGCCCCGATGTTCCTGGTATCCAATCCGAAGCTGGTCGCCGCCTGCTGCAAGGGCGGCGTGGTCGGAACCGTCCCGGCGCTCAACCAGCGCAGTACGGAAGCCTTCGTCGCCTGGCTGGAAGAACTGCAGGGCACGCTGAGCCCGCAGGATGCGCCCTACGGCGTCAACCTGATCGTGCACAAGTCCAATCCGCGCCTGCAGGCCGACCTGGCGCAGGTGGTGAAGCACAAGGTGCCGCTGGTGATCACCTCGCTGGGCGCGGTGGCCGAAGTGGTGGACGCGGTGCACAGCTACGGCGGCCTGGTGTTCCACGACATCGTCAGCCTGCGCCACGCCGAGAAGGCGGCGCAGGCCGGCGTCGACGGACTGATCCCGGTGGCCGCCGGTGCCGGCGGCCATGCCGGCACCATCAATCCCTTCGCGCTGATGCCGGAGATCCGCTCGGTGTTCGAGGGCTACATCGCCCTGTCCGGCTGCATCGGCAGCGGCGCCGGCATCGCCGCGGCGCAGGCCCTGGGTGCGGACTTCGCCTACCTCGGCACGCGCTTCATCGGCACGCAGGAAGCCAATGCCTCGGACAGCTACAAGCAGATGCTGCTCGACGCGCGCGCCGCCGACATCGTCTACACCGCGCACATCAGCGGCGTGCCGGCCAGCTTCCTGCGCGAATCCATCGTCAGGGCCGGCCTGGACCCGGACAAGCTGCAGGCCAAGACCGGCATCGATTTCGGTGCCGAGCTGTCGGCCGGAAAGGCCTGGAAGGACATCTGGTCCGCCGGCCAGGGCGCGGGCGCGATCCGCGACCTGCCGACGGCGGGAGAGCTTTGCGAGCGCTTGGCCAGCGAGTACCGCGAGACCTGCAGGAACCTGGCCTCTGCGGGAAGTTGACGGAGTAGGAGCGGCTGTCAGCCGCGAAGGGAGGTGATCATGTCGACCTGCCATCGCGGCTGACAGCCGCTCCTACAAAAGAAACAAAGCCCTCAGGCCTCCGCCGGCTGCCACTGCTTCAGCAGCTTGAACACCTGCCCCGCCTTGCTGCCCATCATCGCCGCGGTGGTCATCACGCCGCCCAGCAGCGCGCCGCCGACGCCGGCGGTCACCACGTCCTGGCCGGTGAGGTAGAGCCCCTTCACCGGCGTCACCGGGTGCAGCCACTTCTGCTCGAAGCGGCGCAGGTCATGGTCCAGGCCGTAGATCTCGCCGCGGTCGTACATGCCGAAGAACTGCGTCGACAGCGGCGTCGACAGCTCCACGTAGTCGAGCTTGCCGCGCAGCTGCGGCATCTGCCGGTACAGACCCTCCAGCAGGCGCTCGGTGAACTGTGCCTTGAGTGCCTCGTAGTCGGCGCCGCGCTGGTTCCAGGTCTCGCCGGCCCATTTCTCGAACCACTCGTAGCGGCCCAGCGTGATCACTTCCACGGTGCTCTTGCCCGGGTAGTTCCGGTCCCAGTCCGGATCCTTGGCCGAGGGGAAGGAGATGTACAGCATCGGCAGCGTGCCATGCGGGTCGGCCATGAAACGCTCGACGTTGCCCTCGTGATCCGCGTCCGGGTAGACCCAGAGATTGGTGCGCGGCAGGCCCAGTTCCTGCGCACTGCCCTTGAATCCGGCGTAGATGCACAGGTGGCCCGACGAGGGCTTCACCTCGCGCAGCTTCTTGGGATAACCATGGCGCTCGCGCTCGGCCCGCGGCAGCAGCTGCTCGAAGGTCAGGCGCGCGCCAGCGCTGCTGACCACGGCCTTCGCCAGGACACGGCTGCCGTCCTCCATCTCCACGCCGGTGACCCGGCCGGCCTCCACCAGCAACTGCTTGACGCGGGCATAGGTGAAGACCTCGCCGCCGCCGCTGCGGATCACCGGCACGATGGTATCGGCGATCTTCCAGGAGCCGCCGACGGGATAGTTGCCACCGGCGAAGTAATGCTTGGTCACCGCCGCGTGCATGATGAACGCAGCCTCGCGCGGCGGCAGGCCGTAGTCGCCCCATTGCCCGGTCAGCACCGCGATCAGTTCCTGGTTGCCGGTGAGCCCTTCCAGCACCTCGCGCGTGGTCTGGAAGCATTCGCGCGGCACGCGCAGCGGACGGATCTTCTCGTAGAGCCGTGCCAGCCGCGGCGGCATCGCCTGGCCGGCGAAGTAGGCCTGCATGCTGCGGCTGACCTTCTGCACCAGCGCGAAGTAGCGGTCGATCGCCTCTTCCTCGCCGGGGAAGCTGCGCTTGAGTTCCGCTGCCAGCTTGTCGCGGCCGGCGATGAAGTCGTAATGGCGTTCGCCGATGATGATGCGGTCGTAGACCTCGTCCATCGGCGCCCATTGCAGCTTGCCGTCGGAGATCACGTCGAAGATGCGGCGCAGCGGCGCGTGCGGCTTGTGCACCTCGCCGACGTAGTGCACGCCCACGTCCCACTCGTAGCCCTCGCGCTCGTAGGAGTGCGTGAAGCCGCCAGCGGTGTAGTGCTGCTCCAGCACGCAGACCTTGCGGCCCAGGCGCGTCAGCAGGGCGGCGCAGGCCAGCCCGCCGATGCCCGAGCCGATCACGATGACGTCATATTCAGCCGCCGCGCGACCGGGCCGGTAGCGCTTGCCGGTTCTTTTCATGCTCTCACCCCAGATGTTCGGGCCAGCTTATAGCCCCCGCCTCCCTGCCCCGCCATTGGCGCCGGAGACAGTCCGAAATCCGGCTACCAGGATGTCGGCTGCGGAATCCGATCCTCGAAGCCCGCCTGGTGCCAGTAGGGATAGACCGGCGGCCGGCGGCTCGCCGCATCCAGTTTCGCCAGCTGCTCCGCCGTCAGCTTCCAGTCCAGCGCACCGAGGTTGTGCTTCAGCTGCTCCTCGTTCCGCGCGCCGACCACGATGTTGCAGACCGTGGGTCGCTGCAGCAGCCAGTTCAGCGCGATCTGCGGCACGCTCCTGCCGGTTTCACGCGCCACCTCGTCGATCGCGTCGATCACCTGGTACAGATACTCTTCATCCACCAGCGGCCCACCCTCGGCGCCGCCCTGGGCGATGCGGCCCGCGGTCGCGGCCTGGCCGCGGCGGATCTTGCCGGTGAGCCGGCCCCAGCCCAGCGGGCTCCAGACCATGGTGCCCAGGCCCTGCTCCAGTGCCAGCGGCATCAGCTCCCACTCGTACTCACGGCCGATCAGCGAGTAGTAGCCCTGGTAGGCGACGTAGCGGCCCAGGCCATGGCGCTCGGAGGTGGCCAGCGCCTTCATCACGTGCCAGCCGGAGAAGTTGGAGCAGCCGATGTAGCGGATCTTGCCGGCGCGCACCAGGTCGTCCAGCGTGCCCAGCACTTCCTCGGCCGGCGTCAGCGCGTCGTAGATGTGCATGAAGTAGAGATCGATATGATCGGTGCCCAGGCGCTTGAGGCTGGCTTCGCAGGCACGAATGAGGTGATGGCGCGAGGCGCCGCGGTCATTGGGGCCAGGGCCGGTGGGAATCGAGGCCTTGGAGGAGATCAGCAAGTCGTTGCGCCGGCCGCGGATCGCCTGGCCGAGGATTTCTTCCGAAGCGCCACTCGAATAGATGTCGGCGGTGTCGAAGAAGTTGAGGCCCGATTCGAGGCTCACATCCACCAGCCGCGTCGCTTCCTTCACGTCGGTCGTGCCCCACTTGGCGAACATCTCGCCTTTGCCGCCGAAGGTGCCGGTGCCGAGGCTGAGTACGGGAACCTTGAGGCCGGAACGGCCGAGCTGCCTGTATTCCATGTTGACTCCTGAGGGGCTTTTTTCCGTCTGTGACTTTACCGCGTCGCGCCGGCCGGCATATGTTCGCGCACCCCCACGGATGAGGAGTGCACATGGACCTGGATGAATACGGACTCAAGCCCCTGGACTTCAGCGGCGCGCGTCCCGCGGTCGAGAAATCCGGCTTCACCCGCCGCGGCTTCCTGGTCTCGACGCTGGCCAGCGGCTTCGCGCTCGCCTCCAGCCCGGTGCTGGCGCAGGCGATCAGGACCGACAGCAAGGGCCTGCTGGCCGGCGCCATCAGCATCGACGTGCCGGACGGCAAGATGCCGGCCTACCGCGCGCGCCCGGCCAGGCGCGGCCACTACCCGGTGGTGCTGGTGATCCAGGAAATCTTTGGCGTGCACGAGCACATCCAGGACGTCTGCCGCCGGCTGGCCAAGCTCGGCTACTGCGCGATCGCGCCGGAGCTGTTCGCGCGCCAGGGCGACGTGTCGAAGATGAGCGACATCGGCCAGATCCTGCAGCAGGTGGTGGCCAAGGTGCCGGACGCCCAGGTCATGAGCGACCTGGATGCGACCGTGGCCCATGCCGGCAAGTCCGAAGGCGCCGATACCGCGCGCGTCGGCATCGTCGGCTTCTGCTGGGGCGGCCGCACCACCTGGCTGTATGCCGCGCACAACCCGAAGGTGAAGGCCGGCGTGGCCTACTACGGCCTGCTCAGCGGCATGAAGTCTGAGATCAAGCCGCAGGACCCGATCGACATCGGCGCCACGCTCAAGGTGCCGGTGCTGGGCCTGTACGCGGCCGGCGATGCCTATATCCCGCTGGACGTGGTCAACCAGATGCAGAAGGAGACGGTGAAATCCGGCAGCGGCTCGGAGATCGTCGTCTTCCCCGGCGTGGATCACGGCTTCAATGCCGACTACCGCCCGACCTACGACGCCACCGCCGCCACCTACGGCTGGAAGCTGGCGCGCGACTGGTTCAAGGAGCATGGCGTCTGAGTACTGCCGGGGGTGACGAGCTGCGGCAGCGCCGCGCCTGGCTGACGGGCCTGGCGCTGGCCGTGGCCGGCGCGGTGTTCTTCTCGGCCAAGGCCGTGATCGCCAAGCTGCTGTACCGCGAAGGCATCGACGCGGTGACGCTGATCGCGCTGCGCATGCTGCTGTCGCTGCCGGTGTTCCTGCTGGTGGCGGCCTGGACCTGGCGGCGCGAACCGCGGCTGGACGCGCGCGACCTGGCGCGCATCGGCCTGCTGGGCCTGCTCGGCTACTACCTGTCGAGCATGCTCGACTTCCTCGGCCTGCAGTACGTCAGCGCCGGCCTGGAGCGGCTGATCCTGTTCCTGACGCCGAGCTTCGTGCTGCTGCTGGGCCTGCTGGTGCTGGACCGCAAGGTCACGCGGCGACAGTGGCTGTCGCTGGCCTTCGCCTACGCCGGCATCGTGCTGGTGTTCTGGCACGACGTCAGCC includes these proteins:
- a CDS encoding aldo/keto reductase, whose protein sequence is MEYRQLGRSGLKVPVLSLGTGTFGGKGEMFAKWGTTDVKEATRLVDVSLESGLNFFDTADIYSSGASEEILGQAIRGRRNDLLISSKASIPTGPGPNDRGASRHHLIRACEASLKRLGTDHIDLYFMHIYDALTPAEEVLGTLDDLVRAGKIRYIGCSNFSGWHVMKALATSERHGLGRYVAYQGYYSLIGREYEWELMPLALEQGLGTMVWSPLGWGRLTGKIRRGQAATAGRIAQGGAEGGPLVDEEYLYQVIDAIDEVARETGRSVPQIALNWLLQRPTVCNIVVGARNEEQLKHNLGALDWKLTAEQLAKLDAASRRPPVYPYWHQAGFEDRIPQPTSW
- a CDS encoding dienelactone hydrolase family protein, coding for MDLDEYGLKPLDFSGARPAVEKSGFTRRGFLVSTLASGFALASSPVLAQAIRTDSKGLLAGAISIDVPDGKMPAYRARPARRGHYPVVLVIQEIFGVHEHIQDVCRRLAKLGYCAIAPELFARQGDVSKMSDIGQILQQVVAKVPDAQVMSDLDATVAHAGKSEGADTARVGIVGFCWGGRTTWLYAAHNPKVKAGVAYYGLLSGMKSEIKPQDPIDIGATLKVPVLGLYAAGDAYIPLDVVNQMQKETVKSGSGSEIVVFPGVDHGFNADYRPTYDATAATYGWKLARDWFKEHGV